One genomic window of Paenarthrobacter ureafaciens includes the following:
- a CDS encoding GTPase, translating to MSRHSLVRESSALQTRLEALNTARELAEGVLPGSALQAVLEVLERATSRRSLSAGHTVVGFFGATGSGKSSLFNAVSASSLATAAARRPTTSAPLAGIWGVDGSGPLLDWLGVQERHSLPSVPGLADDSTGLILLDLPDFDSTKVENRQLVQRLAGMVDVLVWVLDPQKYADAAVHNDFLRPMASHGSVTLVVLNQLDKLNPDDAALVIESLRGILARDGLPGVPVMGASALTGDGVVTVRGAIKDVVVRREAATRRLSADVSAAAAGLRQVSGTGEARGISDGATKTLAKELAIAANVPVVVDAVARSFKRESARRTGWPVTRWLLRFRPDPLRRLNLGRTDTKAELNRTSLPPAGAPERARTDAAVRNFADDVSEGAPGPWRAAIRSAAREGREQLPDALDQAIATTDLKASTRPLWWGIFNALQWLAFLLALGGLGWLGVLAVLGYFQMPVPEVPRTEGWPWPTLMVAGGVVLGLVLAVAGRVLGGWAARIRARGVARRLNSAVAEVAGQRIVEPVKAGIGKLKSFNAALKAALKS from the coding sequence ATGAGCCGGCACAGCCTTGTGCGGGAATCCTCAGCCCTGCAGACGCGCCTGGAAGCGCTGAACACAGCCAGGGAATTGGCCGAAGGGGTTTTGCCGGGGTCCGCCTTGCAAGCCGTCCTCGAGGTCTTGGAGAGGGCAACGTCACGGCGTTCACTGTCCGCCGGGCACACTGTTGTGGGTTTCTTCGGTGCGACCGGCAGCGGTAAGTCCTCGCTGTTCAACGCAGTTTCCGCCAGCAGCCTCGCCACGGCGGCAGCACGAAGGCCCACCACCTCGGCCCCCCTTGCCGGCATCTGGGGCGTGGACGGCAGCGGCCCGCTCCTTGATTGGCTGGGTGTTCAGGAGCGGCACAGCCTCCCCTCCGTGCCGGGACTGGCGGATGACAGTACGGGACTGATCCTGCTGGACCTGCCCGACTTCGACTCCACCAAGGTGGAAAACCGTCAACTGGTGCAGCGCCTGGCCGGGATGGTCGACGTCCTGGTGTGGGTGCTGGACCCGCAGAAATACGCCGACGCCGCGGTCCATAATGATTTCCTGCGTCCCATGGCGTCCCATGGTTCGGTCACGCTGGTGGTCCTGAACCAACTGGACAAACTCAACCCGGACGACGCCGCGCTGGTCATCGAGTCGCTGCGCGGAATCCTTGCGAGGGACGGGTTGCCGGGAGTTCCCGTGATGGGTGCCTCCGCGCTGACCGGCGACGGCGTTGTCACGGTCCGCGGGGCCATCAAGGACGTCGTGGTGCGAAGGGAAGCTGCAACGCGGCGTCTCTCCGCCGACGTTTCGGCCGCTGCGGCCGGGCTTCGCCAGGTGTCGGGAACAGGCGAGGCCCGCGGGATCTCTGATGGCGCGACCAAGACTCTGGCCAAGGAGCTGGCCATCGCGGCCAATGTTCCCGTGGTGGTGGATGCAGTGGCCCGTTCGTTCAAGCGCGAGTCGGCCCGGCGCACAGGCTGGCCGGTGACGCGTTGGTTGTTGCGTTTCCGTCCGGATCCATTGCGTCGGCTGAACCTGGGCAGAACAGACACCAAAGCCGAACTGAACCGCACATCGTTGCCGCCGGCCGGAGCTCCTGAACGTGCCAGGACGGATGCTGCGGTGCGGAACTTTGCCGATGACGTCTCGGAAGGAGCGCCCGGCCCATGGCGGGCTGCCATCCGCAGTGCGGCGCGCGAGGGCCGTGAGCAGTTGCCCGATGCGCTGGACCAGGCCATCGCCACAACGGACCTCAAAGCCTCCACACGTCCCCTGTGGTGGGGGATATTCAACGCGCTGCAGTGGCTCGCGTTCCTGCTGGCCCTTGGTGGGCTTGGTTGGTTGGGCGTCCTGGCGGTGCTCGGCTATTTCCAGATGCCTGTCCCTGAGGTGCCGCGTACGGAAGGATGGCCTTGGCCGACCCTGATGGTCGCCGGGGGAGTGGTGCTGGGACTCGTCCTGGCTGTGGCCGGCCGTGTACTTGGGGGCTGGGCTGCCCGCATCCGTGCCCGCGGCGTTGCCCGACGACTCAATTCCGCTGTGGCCGAGGTAGCAGGCCAACGCATTGTGGAACCCGTCAAGGCCGGGATCGGGAAGCTGAAATCGTTCAACGCGGCGCTGAAGGCAGCCCTGAAGAGCTGA
- a CDS encoding dynamin family protein — MTLPLALSDADEGRRWITAALAQLDDYVLPRYRSLDAPLLAVVGGSTGAGKSTLVNALVGYPVTRSGAIRPTTRQPILLHHPADAAWFEGSRILPGLERIRGTVAAHPVPASQAGATPDASAMTSLVLLEQEQVPQGVALLDAPDVDSISDENRRLAGQLLAAADLWVFVTTANRYADAVPWRLLLDAASRDITVAVVLDRVPPEAEAVVREDLQAMLTAQGLGGAMLFVIHESPLDAMGMLPAGSVDSLRSWLQGLAADAGERSAVARRTLNGAVKAVGTRMEAIADFADAQEAAARELREGAVAEYSEALKRILDATKDGALLRGEVLARWQDFVGTGEFFRAVEQNVGRIRDRIGAYFRGEPAPAVKVETAIETGLQAVILDEAANAAENVDRRWRSQPAGRQLLGTDDLAGTSPDFDVRAAAAIRKWQEGLMELIREQGQGKRTQARWLSFGINGLGAALMVVVFSMTAGLSGLEIGIAGGTAVVGQRLLEAVFGEDAVRRLAHQAREDLHVHCQRLLDSERARFLDRLDDARPISGRSLRQHARTLRRLAGSA; from the coding sequence ATGACGCTGCCACTCGCGCTTTCCGACGCCGACGAGGGGCGCCGCTGGATCACGGCAGCCCTCGCGCAACTGGACGATTACGTCCTTCCCCGCTACCGCAGCCTGGACGCGCCGCTTCTCGCCGTCGTCGGCGGTTCCACCGGTGCCGGCAAATCGACGCTCGTTAACGCGCTGGTGGGGTATCCCGTGACACGGTCAGGGGCAATCCGGCCCACAACCCGGCAACCCATCCTGCTGCACCACCCGGCGGATGCTGCGTGGTTCGAAGGCAGCCGGATCCTCCCAGGCCTCGAGCGCATTCGCGGCACTGTGGCCGCACACCCGGTCCCCGCCAGCCAGGCAGGGGCAACCCCGGACGCCTCCGCGATGACTTCCTTGGTACTGCTGGAGCAAGAGCAGGTGCCCCAAGGCGTGGCCCTGCTCGATGCCCCCGATGTCGATTCGATTTCCGATGAGAACCGCCGGCTCGCAGGCCAGTTGCTCGCGGCGGCGGACCTTTGGGTGTTTGTCACCACCGCAAACAGATATGCCGACGCCGTACCTTGGCGTTTGCTGCTGGACGCGGCTTCCCGGGACATCACCGTGGCGGTGGTGTTGGACCGCGTACCGCCCGAGGCGGAAGCGGTGGTCCGCGAAGACCTGCAGGCCATGCTGACCGCCCAAGGACTGGGCGGGGCCATGTTGTTCGTGATCCACGAATCCCCGCTGGATGCCATGGGGATGCTTCCCGCCGGCTCGGTGGATTCGCTGCGCAGCTGGCTCCAGGGATTGGCTGCGGATGCCGGTGAGCGGAGTGCGGTTGCCCGCCGGACCCTCAACGGCGCCGTCAAAGCCGTGGGAACCAGGATGGAGGCCATCGCTGACTTTGCCGATGCCCAGGAAGCCGCTGCCCGCGAACTCCGCGAGGGCGCCGTGGCGGAGTATTCGGAAGCTCTAAAGCGGATTCTCGACGCCACCAAGGATGGCGCGCTGCTCCGGGGTGAGGTCCTGGCCAGGTGGCAGGACTTTGTTGGCACGGGTGAATTCTTCCGTGCCGTGGAGCAAAACGTGGGCAGGATCAGGGATCGCATCGGAGCCTATTTCCGCGGGGAGCCGGCCCCGGCGGTGAAAGTGGAGACAGCCATTGAGACGGGCCTTCAAGCAGTCATCCTTGATGAGGCGGCGAACGCCGCGGAAAACGTGGACCGGCGGTGGAGATCGCAGCCTGCCGGCCGCCAGCTGCTGGGAACCGACGATCTTGCCGGGACTTCGCCGGATTTCGATGTCCGCGCCGCAGCGGCAATCCGGAAATGGCAGGAAGGGCTCATGGAACTGATCCGTGAGCAGGGTCAGGGAAAGCGGACCCAGGCCCGGTGGCTTTCCTTTGGCATCAACGGACTCGGGGCGGCGCTGATGGTGGTGGTCTTTTCCATGACGGCCGGATTGAGCGGGCTTGAGATCGGCATCGCCGGCGGTACCGCAGTGGTGGGTCAGAGGCTGCTTGAAGCGGTGTTCGGCGAGGACGCCGTCCGTCGCCTGGCACATCAGGCAAGGGAGGATTTGCACGTGCATTGCCAGCGGCTCCTGGATAGTGAGCGGGCGCGTTTCCTCGACCGGCTGGACGACGCCCGGCCGATCAGCGGAAGAAGTTTGCGCCAGCACGCGCGCACACTGCGCCGTTTGGCGGGATCAGCATGA
- a CDS encoding HAD family hydrolase, which yields MAISRSFGTIRGVLFDIDDTLVDLEYAMTTALREVSEHLLPGLDQAGWAKFGRIFTHETTHFYDRYLAGELTFNEQRLLRGRAALGHFGVELDEGEASQAWVADYHQRQVAYVRAFSDVAGVLDALDAAGVPYGAVSNNVHDYQRAKLDGAGLDRIKILVGTDTVGAAKPEPAIYLEGVRLLGSTPGETLYVGDNRLLDAEGATAAGLVGVWLNRTGEVVEDFAGRQVDSLSALLLQAPALEPNSL from the coding sequence ATGGCAATCTCACGTTCCTTCGGCACCATTCGCGGTGTGCTTTTTGACATCGATGACACCCTGGTGGACCTTGAGTACGCCATGACCACGGCCCTGCGCGAGGTCAGCGAACATCTCCTGCCCGGCCTGGACCAGGCCGGGTGGGCGAAGTTCGGCCGGATATTCACTCACGAAACCACGCACTTCTACGACCGGTACCTGGCCGGCGAACTAACCTTCAATGAACAGCGGCTGCTCCGGGGCCGGGCCGCCCTGGGTCATTTCGGGGTGGAACTGGACGAGGGCGAGGCATCGCAGGCCTGGGTAGCTGACTATCATCAGCGCCAGGTTGCCTATGTCCGCGCTTTTTCCGACGTCGCGGGTGTTCTGGACGCCCTGGATGCTGCGGGTGTCCCTTACGGCGCGGTGAGCAACAATGTCCACGATTACCAGCGCGCCAAGCTCGACGGTGCCGGGCTCGATCGCATCAAGATCCTGGTGGGGACGGACACGGTAGGCGCCGCCAAGCCTGAGCCGGCGATTTATCTTGAGGGCGTGCGCCTGCTGGGCAGCACGCCGGGGGAGACCCTGTACGTCGGAGACAACAGGCTGCTCGACGCCGAAGGTGCGACGGCCGCCGGCCTGGTGGGCGTATGGCTCAACCGCACCGGGGAAGTGGTGGAAGACTTTGCCGGACGGCAGGTGGACTCTCTGTCTGCGCTGCTGCTCCAGGCGCCTGCCTTGGAGCCCAACTCGTTGTGA
- the gltX gene encoding glutamate--tRNA ligase: protein MTTASASTPASSAIPAVNAETPVRVRFCPSPTGTPHVGLIRTALFNWAYARHTGGKLIFRIEDTDSARDSEESYHQLLDALKWLGINWDEGVEVGGPHEPYRQSQRGGIYQDVIAKLKAGGHVYESYSTPEEIEARHRAAGRDPKLGYDGFDRHHTEEQLAQFKAEGRDAVLRLRMPDEDITFTDLVRGEITFKAGSVPDFAVVRANGAPLYTLVNPVDDALMGITHVLRGEDLLSSTPRQIALYRALYAIGVAEYMPEFGHLPYVMGQGNKKLSKRDPESSLFLHRERGFIPEGLLNYLSLLGWSLSADEDIFTVEQLVANFDIHDVLGNPARFDLKKAEAINGTHVRMLAPEVFEERLVPYLRAAGFVGEILTPRQEEILREAAPLVQERIALLGEAPEMLAFLFKADDAIDIADDARKGLPANLEEVLDAALAALEPIQEWTAENIQTALKQALVEDLGIKPRAAFGPVRTAISGRRISPPLFESMVILGKDSSLARVRAFRG from the coding sequence ATGACTACTGCTTCTGCGTCGACCCCTGCCTCCAGCGCCATCCCCGCCGTCAATGCCGAGACCCCCGTCCGGGTCCGTTTTTGCCCGTCGCCCACCGGAACGCCCCACGTGGGGCTGATCAGGACGGCCCTCTTCAACTGGGCCTATGCGCGCCACACCGGCGGCAAGCTGATCTTCCGCATCGAGGACACGGACTCAGCCCGTGACAGCGAAGAAAGCTACCACCAGCTGTTGGATGCGCTGAAGTGGCTGGGCATCAACTGGGACGAGGGCGTTGAGGTTGGCGGCCCACACGAGCCGTACCGGCAGTCGCAGCGTGGCGGGATCTACCAGGATGTCATCGCCAAGCTCAAGGCCGGGGGACACGTCTATGAGTCCTACTCCACTCCGGAGGAAATCGAAGCACGCCACCGGGCTGCAGGGCGCGATCCAAAGCTCGGGTATGACGGCTTCGACCGCCACCACACCGAGGAACAGCTGGCCCAGTTCAAGGCGGAGGGCCGTGACGCTGTCCTGCGCTTGAGGATGCCGGACGAGGACATCACCTTTACCGACCTCGTCCGTGGCGAGATCACTTTCAAGGCTGGATCAGTTCCCGACTTTGCTGTGGTGCGGGCCAACGGGGCGCCGCTGTACACCCTGGTCAACCCCGTGGACGACGCACTGATGGGCATCACCCATGTCCTTCGCGGCGAGGACCTCCTTAGCTCGACACCGCGCCAGATCGCCCTGTACCGCGCCCTCTACGCCATTGGGGTGGCAGAGTACATGCCGGAGTTCGGCCACCTTCCGTACGTCATGGGCCAGGGCAACAAGAAGCTTTCCAAGCGCGATCCCGAATCCAGCCTGTTCCTGCACCGCGAACGTGGCTTCATTCCTGAAGGACTCCTGAACTACCTGTCCTTGCTGGGCTGGTCGTTGAGCGCGGACGAGGACATCTTCACGGTGGAACAGCTCGTGGCGAACTTCGACATCCACGACGTCCTGGGCAACCCTGCCCGGTTCGACCTCAAGAAGGCCGAGGCCATCAACGGAACGCACGTGCGCATGCTGGCTCCCGAGGTGTTCGAAGAGCGGCTGGTTCCGTATCTGCGGGCTGCCGGTTTCGTAGGCGAGATCCTGACGCCCAGGCAGGAAGAGATTCTGAGGGAAGCAGCCCCCTTGGTCCAGGAACGTATCGCCCTGCTGGGCGAAGCTCCCGAGATGCTCGCCTTCCTTTTCAAGGCGGACGACGCAATCGACATCGCCGACGACGCCCGGAAGGGCCTTCCGGCCAACCTCGAGGAAGTCCTCGACGCAGCGCTTGCGGCCCTTGAGCCCATCCAGGAGTGGACCGCGGAAAACATCCAGACCGCGTTGAAGCAGGCGTTGGTCGAGGACCTTGGCATCAAGCCGCGTGCAGCCTTCGGTCCTGTGCGCACAGCCATTTCCGGGCGTCGGATCTCGCCGCCGTTGTTCGAGTCCATGGTGATCCTCGGCAAGGATTCCTCACTGGCACGCGTCCGGGCTTTCCGGGGCTAG
- a CDS encoding fumarylacetoacetate hydrolase family protein yields MRIARFVVDSDPLYGVVDGEPGSEEITVINGDPFFNGVERTHVKHKLEDVRLLAPIIPRSKVIGVGRNFAEHAAELGNEVPQHPLLFLKPNTAVIGPNDPIVLPEFSEEVSFEAELCVVIGRICKDVPEERAEDVIFGYTCGNDLTARDVQKTDLQWARAKGFDTSAPLGPWIETELDPDDLAVQARLNGELRQDGNTTQMIRGVRELVSIVSQAFTLLPGDVIMTGTPAGVGLISEGDRIEVEVEGIGRLSNPVVRR; encoded by the coding sequence ATGCGTATCGCCCGGTTTGTAGTAGATTCTGATCCCCTTTACGGCGTCGTCGACGGCGAGCCCGGCAGTGAGGAAATTACTGTCATCAACGGCGACCCGTTCTTCAACGGCGTCGAACGTACCCACGTCAAGCACAAGCTTGAAGACGTAAGGCTCCTGGCACCGATCATCCCGCGCAGCAAAGTCATCGGCGTGGGCCGCAACTTCGCCGAGCACGCAGCCGAACTTGGCAACGAAGTTCCCCAGCACCCGCTGCTGTTCCTCAAGCCCAACACCGCCGTGATCGGCCCCAACGATCCGATCGTGCTTCCGGAGTTTTCCGAGGAAGTTTCCTTCGAAGCCGAGCTGTGCGTCGTGATCGGCCGTATTTGCAAGGATGTACCGGAGGAACGCGCAGAGGACGTTATCTTCGGCTACACCTGCGGCAATGACCTTACGGCCCGCGACGTCCAGAAGACCGACCTCCAGTGGGCGAGGGCCAAGGGCTTTGACACTTCCGCTCCGCTGGGTCCATGGATCGAGACCGAACTGGATCCGGACGACCTCGCAGTCCAGGCCCGCCTCAACGGTGAACTCCGGCAGGACGGCAACACCACACAAATGATCCGCGGCGTGCGTGAGCTGGTTTCCATCGTTTCGCAGGCGTTCACACTCCTCCCCGGCGACGTCATCATGACCGGCACGCCCGCGGGGGTCGGCCTCATCTCCGAGGGCGACCGCATCGAGGTCGAGGTCGAAGGCATTGGCCGCTTGTCCAACCCGGTGGTCCGCCGCTAG
- a CDS encoding MBL fold metallo-hydrolase — MTSTDPASTDQPSTHPAPSPLTRSSELTRFRLAPNPGPMSLDGTNSYVIAAEGSGHVAIVDPGPEDEEHLAALAAAGVVDVVLITHRHADHTEASARFHELTGAPVRAALPEHCHGGEPLSDGEVIYGGGVEIRVIATPGHTSDSLCFHLPTDGPTGSVLTGDTILGRGTTVLDYPDGRLGEYLASLDRLEALGPATLLPAHGPVLPALDEKCREYRDHREQRLAQIRAALIQVGGSATVAEVTDVVYADVDPSVRWAAETSVAAQLDYLRS; from the coding sequence GTGACTTCCACTGACCCGGCTTCGACTGACCAGCCCTCCACGCACCCGGCGCCATCCCCGTTGACCCGGAGCAGCGAACTGACGCGCTTCAGGCTGGCGCCCAACCCGGGTCCGATGAGCCTGGACGGAACCAACTCGTACGTGATTGCCGCTGAGGGTTCCGGGCACGTGGCGATCGTTGACCCCGGTCCCGAGGACGAGGAGCACCTGGCAGCGCTTGCAGCTGCGGGCGTTGTGGACGTTGTCCTGATCACTCACCGGCACGCCGACCACACCGAGGCATCGGCACGCTTCCATGAGCTGACAGGCGCGCCGGTCCGCGCGGCCCTTCCCGAGCATTGCCACGGGGGCGAGCCCCTCAGTGATGGCGAGGTCATTTACGGCGGCGGTGTGGAAATCAGGGTCATCGCTACTCCCGGACACACCTCGGATTCACTTTGTTTCCACTTGCCGACGGATGGTCCCACGGGCTCGGTACTTACCGGCGACACCATCCTCGGTCGCGGCACCACCGTCCTGGACTACCCGGACGGCCGGCTGGGGGAGTACCTTGCCAGCCTGGATCGGCTTGAAGCACTGGGCCCGGCCACGCTGCTCCCGGCGCATGGCCCGGTCCTGCCGGCGCTGGACGAGAAATGCCGTGAATACCGGGACCATCGGGAACAGCGCCTGGCGCAGATCAGGGCTGCCCTGATCCAAGTAGGCGGGTCCGCTACCGTCGCCGAGGTCACCGACGTGGTTTACGCCGACGTCGATCCGTCCGTCAGGTGGGCGGCCGAGACCTCCGTTGCTGCGCAGCTGGACTATCTGCGCAGCTGA
- a CDS encoding branched-chain amino acid aminotransferase yields MTQTAHGVEFSQQLSANPKSAEERAAILANPGFGDYFTDHTAVVDYKVDAEGNGGWHNARIEPYGPIMLDPSAAVLHYGQEIFEGLKAYRHADGSVWTFRPEANAARLNKSARRLALPELPEEYFLGAIRELVQADKDWVPSGDGEALYLRPFMIATEAFLGVRAAREVSFRVIASPAGNYFGGELKPVSIWISREYARAGRGGTGSAKCGGNYAASLIAQQEAEANGCKQVLFLDHFNDDAVEELGGMNVFFVFKDGSLATPALSGTILEGVTRSSVIQVAKDMGREVSERKITLDEWRDGVASGEITEVFACGTAAVITPIGVLKDATEFIGSEDAKAGETTMAIREQLLGIQTGKVEDRHGWLTRLV; encoded by the coding sequence ATGACTCAGACTGCCCATGGCGTCGAATTCAGCCAGCAGCTTTCGGCCAACCCGAAATCTGCTGAGGAGCGTGCAGCCATCCTGGCAAACCCGGGATTTGGCGACTACTTCACCGACCACACCGCCGTCGTCGACTACAAGGTCGACGCCGAAGGCAATGGCGGTTGGCACAACGCCCGCATTGAACCGTACGGCCCCATCATGCTGGATCCCTCAGCTGCCGTGCTCCACTACGGACAGGAAATCTTCGAAGGGCTCAAGGCGTACCGCCACGCCGACGGTTCGGTCTGGACGTTCCGCCCCGAGGCCAACGCCGCGCGCCTGAACAAGTCCGCCCGCCGCCTGGCCCTGCCCGAGCTGCCTGAGGAGTACTTCCTCGGGGCCATCCGCGAGCTGGTCCAGGCGGACAAGGACTGGGTGCCCTCCGGAGACGGGGAAGCGCTGTACCTGCGTCCGTTCATGATCGCCACGGAGGCTTTCCTGGGTGTCCGGGCAGCCCGTGAGGTCTCCTTCCGCGTGATCGCCTCCCCGGCCGGCAACTACTTCGGCGGGGAGCTGAAGCCGGTGTCGATCTGGATTTCCCGTGAGTACGCCCGCGCCGGCCGTGGCGGAACCGGTTCGGCCAAGTGCGGCGGCAACTACGCTGCCTCATTGATCGCGCAGCAGGAAGCCGAAGCGAACGGGTGCAAGCAGGTATTGTTCCTGGACCACTTCAACGACGACGCCGTGGAAGAACTTGGCGGCATGAACGTCTTCTTCGTGTTCAAGGACGGTTCGCTGGCCACTCCGGCCCTGAGCGGCACCATCCTCGAAGGCGTCACCCGTTCCTCGGTGATCCAGGTGGCGAAGGACATGGGCCGCGAGGTCTCAGAGCGGAAGATCACCCTTGACGAGTGGCGCGACGGTGTTGCTTCCGGCGAGATCACCGAAGTCTTTGCCTGCGGCACCGCAGCCGTGATCACCCCGATCGGTGTCCTCAAGGACGCCACCGAGTTCATCGGTTCCGAGGACGCCAAAGCGGGCGAGACCACCATGGCCATCCGCGAACAGCTCCTGGGAATCCAGACCGGCAAGGTCGAAGACCGCCACGGCTGGCTGACCCGCCTGGTCTAG
- a CDS encoding 3-isopropylmalate dehydrogenase, with amino-acid sequence MNASSINLAVIPGDGIGPEVIAEAVKVLEKALAAEGVTLEQTHYKLGAQHWLETGETLPDEVLDDLRTRDAILFGAVGAAPGDTRIPSGIIEREMLLKLRFSLDHYVNLRPSRLYSSVGSPLANPGEIDFIVVREGTEGPYVGNGGTLRGGTAHEVATEVSLNTAHGVERVVRDAFRRASARPRKHVTLVHKHNVLVYAGHLWKRTVEAVAKEFPEVTHDYLHIDAATIFMVTDPSRFDVIVTDNLFGDILTDLAAAVTGGIGLAASGNINMDRTAPSMFEPVHGSAPDIAGQQKADPTAAILSAVLLLEHLGYTGAARKIEAAVIADVEARTGEPRSTAAIGDAIAAAL; translated from the coding sequence ATGAATGCATCGTCCATCAATCTCGCTGTCATCCCCGGCGACGGCATCGGCCCCGAGGTCATCGCCGAAGCCGTCAAGGTTCTGGAAAAGGCTCTTGCCGCCGAAGGCGTCACCCTTGAGCAGACCCATTACAAACTGGGCGCCCAGCACTGGCTTGAAACAGGAGAGACCCTCCCGGACGAAGTACTCGACGATCTTCGGACACGAGACGCAATCCTTTTCGGCGCCGTCGGTGCAGCCCCGGGGGACACCCGCATTCCCTCAGGCATCATCGAACGCGAAATGCTGCTCAAGCTGCGCTTCAGCCTGGACCACTATGTCAACCTGCGGCCCTCGCGTCTCTACAGCTCCGTGGGCAGTCCGCTGGCCAACCCCGGCGAGATCGACTTCATTGTGGTTCGTGAAGGAACAGAGGGACCGTACGTCGGCAACGGCGGAACCTTGCGCGGCGGAACCGCGCATGAGGTAGCCACCGAAGTGTCGCTGAACACCGCCCATGGGGTGGAGCGGGTGGTCCGTGATGCCTTCCGTCGTGCGAGCGCGCGTCCCCGAAAGCACGTGACATTGGTCCACAAGCACAACGTCCTGGTCTACGCGGGCCACCTCTGGAAGCGCACTGTGGAAGCCGTGGCCAAGGAGTTCCCCGAGGTCACGCATGACTACCTGCACATCGATGCCGCCACGATCTTCATGGTCACGGACCCGTCCCGCTTCGACGTCATCGTCACGGACAACCTGTTCGGCGACATCCTGACCGACCTCGCAGCTGCCGTCACCGGCGGTATCGGCCTGGCGGCATCAGGCAACATCAACATGGACCGCACCGCACCGTCCATGTTCGAACCCGTCCACGGCTCGGCCCCGGACATCGCAGGCCAGCAGAAGGCTGATCCCACTGCTGCGATCCTGTCCGCAGTGCTGTTGTTGGAGCACCTCGGCTACACCGGGGCAGCCCGCAAGATCGAAGCGGCAGTGATTGCCGACGTCGAAGCCCGCACCGGCGAGCCGCGCAGCACCGCTGCGATCGGCGACGCCATTGCGGCAGCACTTTAG
- a CDS encoding sensor histidine kinase — translation MDRRHAIYEWFRTNRFTVDLTAAIILVLLFGPVYLLAGRPFLFLLSCCLLLPLAWRRTRPEVAAGVVVLVCLVQWAAGAEPVAGQIAVPLVIYATAAYGPAWASRVVLLLGLLGGVMLTTREYSGSAASGILGLTIGALYTVLIWMLVLVSWTLGDLTRVRRLQLQALEDRTRRLEIEHNQERQLAAADERSHIAREMHDIVAHSLSVIITQADGARYAAATKPELATEALATIAATGRDSLAEMRRLLGVLRSDDGSPTRPQPRLSDLDELLLGFRAAGLQVSFEQNGTPRRQLPAGAELTAYRTIQEALTNVIKHAGPSATATLVLTWQNRGLEIDISDDGRGAAADPPVPGGGNGLPGMGERIALYDGSLSVGPQQGGGFRVSAFIPYSEA, via the coding sequence GTGGATAGAAGGCACGCGATATACGAATGGTTCCGCACCAACCGCTTCACAGTGGACCTCACTGCCGCCATCATCCTCGTCCTCCTCTTCGGCCCTGTGTATCTGCTCGCCGGACGACCCTTCCTCTTCCTGTTGTCGTGCTGCCTCCTGTTGCCCCTCGCGTGGCGACGGACCCGCCCGGAGGTGGCGGCGGGCGTCGTGGTTCTGGTCTGCCTTGTCCAATGGGCGGCGGGGGCCGAGCCGGTGGCGGGGCAGATAGCGGTGCCGCTGGTGATCTATGCGACCGCGGCCTACGGACCGGCGTGGGCCAGCCGCGTCGTGCTGCTGCTGGGGCTGCTGGGAGGCGTGATGCTGACCACCCGCGAGTATTCGGGGTCGGCAGCTTCAGGCATCCTGGGCCTTACCATCGGAGCCTTGTACACCGTACTGATCTGGATGCTGGTGCTGGTGAGTTGGACCTTGGGCGACCTGACGCGCGTGCGGCGGCTGCAACTGCAGGCGTTGGAGGACAGGACCCGCCGCCTGGAGATCGAGCACAACCAGGAGCGCCAGCTGGCAGCTGCCGATGAGCGTTCCCACATCGCGCGGGAAATGCATGACATCGTTGCCCATTCACTGTCCGTGATCATCACGCAGGCGGACGGAGCCAGGTATGCGGCAGCGACGAAACCCGAACTCGCCACCGAAGCGCTGGCCACCATCGCCGCTACTGGCCGCGACTCGCTCGCCGAGATGCGGCGGCTCCTTGGTGTGCTCCGTTCCGACGACGGCTCCCCCACTCGTCCGCAACCGCGCCTTTCGGACCTGGACGAGCTGCTCCTCGGCTTCAGGGCGGCCGGCCTGCAGGTGTCCTTCGAACAGAACGGAACACCGCGCCGGCAGTTGCCCGCCGGTGCCGAACTGACCGCCTACAGGACCATCCAGGAAGCCCTGACCAATGTCATTAAGCACGCAGGCCCCAGCGCCACCGCAACCTTGGTGTTGACGTGGCAAAACCGCGGACTGGAGATTGATATCAGTGACGACGGCCGGGGCGCCGCAGCCGATCCGCCCGTGCCGGGAGGCGGCAACGGCCTTCCGGGGATGGGCGAACGCATAGCCCTCTACGATGGTTCTTTGTCCGTCGGCCCGCAGCAGGGCGGCGGATTCCGTGTGTCCGCTTTCATTCCGTATTCGGAGGCTTGA